Below is a window of Sulfurisphaera ohwakuensis DNA.
CCAGAGGATTTTAACATTAGCGAGTACGAGAGAATTATAAGACTAAATAAGGATTTGCCTCATAAATTTAATCCAGAGACTGACGAGAGGTTCAAAAACTTTACCTTTTTAGACCCTTTCGCTGGATTTGGTTCCTTTGCATTAGAGGCAAAAAGGCTCGGACTAGGAAAGGTTATTGCGTAGGATCCAATACCCACTGCGTATACGTTTCTTAAAGGGGTACTTCTCTATCCAAAATATGGTCAAAAACTAATAACAGACGTCGAAAAGTATGGGCAATATTTGATAGAAAGCTTAAAGGATGACGTTAGAGAACTTTATGGTGACCATACTGGCTATGTTGGATCATGGGAAGTTAAATGTCCAGTTTGCGGAAATTACACTCCATTATCTTTTACCTGGAGTTTATTAGAATTAAGGAGAAGCGGAAATGAAGATGAGGAAGATGGAGAGGAAAAGGTAAGGGTTGGAGCTTACAAGAGAATAGTTTATATGAAACCTGTCGTAGAAAACAATAAGCTTCGTATTAAAGTAATCGATCTTAACAAAGAGATGGAAAGTAGGAATATTTTTGCAAAAGTTTCTAAGAATCGTATAGTGATCAAGGATTCTGGTAAGTCTTATGAGATTCCGCAAGGTAATGTTAAGGTTGAAAATAATTACGCTAGGTGTC
It encodes the following:
- a CDS encoding DUF1156 domain-containing protein; protein product: MKKLLIESDNFSLIVPEIDRKGPGRPPFWEIVFWWGREPLFSARAFIAAALLPEDFNISEYERIIRLNKDLPHKFNPETDERFKNFTFLDPFAGFGSFALEAKRLGLGKVIA